A stretch of DNA from Nitrospirota bacterium:
GTCGCCTCCTTCGAACCGGCTTTCTCTATCTAAGGAGAACATAGCGTGCGGCGAAGGGGGTTGTCAATTCCCCGGCCCCCTGGGCCGCTGCCGGAAGTGCTTGATGATATTGACCTCCACGGGCAGGAGGGCGAAAAGGGCCATCAGGGCCAGTGCCGCCAGTATCTTCGGCGACAGGACCTCCCAGGGAGAGTTCAAGCTGCCCAGTCCCTGGCCGGCGAAGCTGTAGGTTCACAAGGAAAAAGGGGAAAATGGGGAGAATCCGGAGCGTCACGAGATAGTTGTGCCCATGTCGCTTGATCTCCCTGTTGAAGGCCCTGAGCTCGTGCTCATAGTGCTGTTGCAGCCAGTTGCCCAGGAGGTGGCGGGCGAGAAGAAAGGCAAGCGTGGCCCCCATAAGGCCGCCTGCATTGACGTAGACGATGCAGTGCACCGTGCCGAAGAGGAAACCACCGAGGAGAGCCAGGGCCAGGGCCCCCGGCATGAAAAACGCCGTGCAGAGCACCGCGCCGACGAAGGCCGCCACCGAAGAAACGTAGTGCTCCCCGACCATTTCTCTCAGCTCGTGCCTGTGCGCCTTGATGTTCTGGAAGCTGACGACGTCATGGAGCCAGAGGAACCAGGCCGCCAGGACGGCGGCCACAAGCACGGCGATGACGGCGATATACAGTCGTGAAAGCTTCATTGTCCCCGGACGGCACGTGTTTGACAGGGTCCCGGTTTCTCCCTATCCTCTACTATTATAGACCTACACCGGCGCAGCGCATCACGAAGGGCGGGGCCAGAGGGCGCAGCGGCGCAGATGAAGCGGAAGCTCACCGTCATGACATACAACGTCCACAGCTGTGTGGGACGGGACGGCAAAGCCTCACCCCTCAGGGTTGCCGAGGTCATCGCCCGGCATTCTCCCGACATCGTGGCCCTCCAGGAGCTGGACAACGGCCTTGTGCGCACCGGAGGGGTGGACCAGACGAGCATCATAGCAGGGGCCCTGGAGATGGACTATCACTTCCACCCGTCCCTCAGGATTGAGAAGGGCCTGTACGGAAACGCCGTGCTCTCCGCCCTCCCGGCCCGCCTGGTCAAGGCCGGCCGGCTGCCCACCCACCCCGGCCGGCAGTTCCTGGAGCAGCGGGGAGCCCTCTGGGTGGAGGTGGATGCCGGGGGTGTGAAGGTTCAGGTCGTCAACACGCACATGGGGCTGGACCGGCATGAACGGAAGGCCCAGGCCCGGCACCTCGCGGGGCCGGAGTGGCTCGGCGCCCCCGGGTGCCGCCCGCCCGTCATTTTCCTCGGAGACCTGAACACCTGGAGCGTCTCCTCCGTCTATCGAACCTTCCGGCGCATCCTGAGGGACGCCCAGAACGTAACGGACGCCAAGCCCAAGAGGACCTATCCGAGCCGCCTCCCCCTCTTTCGCCTGGATTACATCTTCGTCTCCGACGACATACGCGTGGAG
This window harbors:
- a CDS encoding VTT domain-containing protein, giving the protein MKLSRLYIAVIAVLVAAVLAAWFLWLHDVVSFQNIKAHRHELREMVGEHYVSSVAAFVGAVLCTAFFMPGALALALLGGFLFGTVHCIVYVNAGGLMGATLAFLLARHLLGNWLQQHYEHELRAFNREIKRHGHNYLVTLRILPIFPFFLVNLQLRRPGTGQLELSLGGPVAEDTGGTGPDGPFRPPARGGQYHQALPAAAQGAGELTTPFAARYVLLR
- a CDS encoding endonuclease/exonuclease/phosphatase family protein, encoding MKRKLTVMTYNVHSCVGRDGKASPLRVAEVIARHSPDIVALQELDNGLVRTGGVDQTSIIAGALEMDYHFHPSLRIEKGLYGNAVLSALPARLVKAGRLPTHPGRQFLEQRGALWVEVDAGGVKVQVVNTHMGLDRHERKAQARHLAGPEWLGAPGCRPPVIFLGDLNTWSVSSVYRTFRRILRDAQNVTDAKPKRTYPSRLPLFRLDYIFVSDDIRVERTEVPRDGPAGAASDHLPVVCTVLVPGAEEVST